Below is a window of Fibrobacter sp. UWB11 DNA.
TAGAACCACGCAAACACGTAGAGAATCATTCGTCGTGCATTTAGATCGATTCGACGCCCAGTCCGGCAAGCCCTCCACTGTAACGGTATATGCCGAGAACAAAGTATCTATTCCAAAGATTGGCTTTTGCGTGTCGAGCGTATCCAGCGCATTGTGGAATGCAGCCGTATCAAATGCGGGCGCATTGATGGCAGGAACATAATCCGTCCAAGCTCTTGGACCATAATTCAAGAAAGTTGTGTCACGAGCAATTGTTCGATATGTTTTATGAAGAACATCATGGAAAACAGTATCACGCACACAGCGATACCCCGGTTGAGAACACAGTGGCTCATTCGTTATTAATACAGGATCTAAACGAACGACAGCAACCTCGGCAGAACTCGTTGCAAGATTATCTGTCTGATTATACATATAACACATACTGGAAATTTCGCAACTAAACGTCTTTTGCGTATCAGAGGAATCAAGATTACAATAAACAGGAACTCTACCGCATGGGCCTGAAGTCCCACTTTTTGCAGCACTTTGCTTAGTAAGTGTATCGTATTTTTCCGTATAACGATCAAAATAAATAAAGCTGGTGTACTTTTCATTGCCTGTAATCAAAGTATCGTCGTAAACAGAGTCCTTATAAACATTCAAGACACTATGAACAAAAATGGTATCACAAAAAGTACGCAACGAGTCCAACTGTTCCTGAGTTTTGTACTTTAACATATCAATCGTACATTTACCATCCAAAGCAGAACTTGATGGTTCAGGGCCAAACATTGAGTTATTGCACGACGCAAATAGCGCCGCTACCAAAGAAAGCAAAAGAAATCGGAACAAGCTTTTCATGTAAATAAAACTATATAAGCGGAATTTATAACGAACTAAAAAATTGAAGTAAAAACGCGGAAATTTGCGAGAATTACAGCCGAAAAAGTACAAAGTGTATTATATAGAATTTCCAACTACTTTTTTACAGCCACAAGCATGACGGCGCCGAGGATCAAAATGATCCCTGCGATAAGGCGGGTGGTAAGCGTTTCTCCGAAGACAGTTACGCCAATTGCTACAGCAGTCACGGGTTCCAAAGCGCCAAAAATTGCCGTAGGCGTAGAGCCAATAATTTTCACAGCCTTAACCATAAAAATAAGCGAAAGCACCGTCGGCACAAAGCCAAGCATAAAGCCCCAGCCCCACGAACTTGCCTGCGTAAAAATCGGCGGAAATCCAGAGCCAAGCGTCACAGAGTAAAGCAACAAAAAACACAAGCAAAAGCAAATGGCGTAAAAAGTCATCTTCACGGAGCCCATCTGGAGGTTCACGCGATTCGCCATGACGATGTAAATGGCGTAAGTAAAAGACGAAATAAAGACCAACAGCCAACCGATGGAACTTACAGAAAAGCCTTTATCACCGTTGTACAAAAGCGAGACACCCACCATCGAAACTGCGATAGACGCTATCACGCTCTTTTTCATTTTTTCTCTGAAAAATAGCGACATGATGACCGCGACTTCAAGCGGATACAAGAAGAGGAGCGTTGAGGCAAGCCCCGCATCCATGTACTTGAACGAGGCGTAATACAGCAGAGAACTGATTGCAAAAAAGAAACCGAACGCCACGAGAATTTTGCATTCACGAACATTGATTTTGAAGCTCATTTTTTGCAACAGCATTATTGCAAAAAGAATAATCGCCCCCGTAAAGAAACGATAAAAAAGGACCGTTTCTGTCGAATAGCCTTGCGCATAGAGATGCAACGCACCCAGCGGATTCGTGCCGTAGCAAATGGCGGACGCAGCCGCGAGAGCGAAACCTTTCAGAGAAGGCAGACGAGAGACGAAAGACGAGAGAATCATAAAACTTTACTAGATCCTTCGACTACGATGCTACGCATCTTCGCTCAGGATGACACAAAGAATCATGCAGCCATCGTGAGCCACAAGCGGCACTGAGCAAACGTGCCGTGGTGGCAAGAGCGAGGCGAAGAAGGAATATTTCCATCAGCGATAGAGATGAGCGGTCTATATAGCAAACTTAGTTGCGTCGGCGAGCTGTACGCTAGCGATACGAGAAATACCCTTAATTTCTTGGGTCACACCGTAGAGCATATCGGCTTCGGCCATGGTACGCTTGTTATGCGTCACGACGATGAACAAGGTCTGCTTACTGAATTCGCGGAGGAGCGCCATGAAGCGACCCACGTTAGCATCATCAAGCGGACCGTCAACTTCGTCCAGCACGCAATACGGAGACGGCTTTTCCATGTAAATAGCGAACAGGAGCGCCGTTGCAGTAAGAGCGTGTTCACCACCGGAAAGCGCCTTGATACCGCGCATCTTCTTGCCGGTCGGACGAACGTTGATTTCGATGTCAGCATCGAGAATGTCCATGGGCTTGCCCATTTCATCGACCTTTTCGACGAGACTCATCTTCGTTTCGCCATTGAGGAACAGCTTACTGAACACGAACTGGAAGTTCTTCTGGATGCGGGCAAACGTATCGAGGTATCGCTGGCGGGCAATGTCATCGAGCTTCGTAATCGTGCGGTCGAGCGAGGCGCGAGCGCGATCGAGGTCGTCGAACTGCTTTTCGACTTCTTCCAAGCGCTTCTTTTCGTCTTCGTAATCTTCCATCACGTTGACGTTGATCGGGCCCAGTTCCTTGATCTTGCCGCGGAGTTCTCGAATCTCGCGGTCGGCTTCAGGCTGCGTGTATTCCACACGTTCGACATTTTCTGGATTATCCAAATCGACGGACCATTCATTCGTGATGCGTTCGCGGAGGCGGTCGAGATTGTTCTGGAGAGATTCCTGACGACGGCCGACGTCATTCAGTTCCTTCATCTTTTCAATCATGTCATCGCGGAGACGGTTGACTTCATCACGCCAGCCTTCCAAATCGCCACTCACGAGGTCATAGCGTTCACGAGCGAGGTCGCGGTTGCGTTCGAGTTCGCGGAGCGCATTATCCTTGACCTGGGCTTCGTCGGCGAGCTTGTTGCAATCCGTTTCAAACTTTTCAATAGAAACCGTATTCTTTTCGATTTCGTCACGGCGGTTGCGAATCGTATTTTCCAAGAAGTCCATTTGGTCGGCAATGGCGACCAAGCGGTTCTGGTTTTGCTTTAAGCGAGAAGTCTTGTCTTGCGCACTGCGTTCGAGTTCGCGGACATCTTCTTCTTTTTCGCGAAGCATCGTCTCGTTTTCACCAAGCTGGTCCGAAATCGTCTGGTAACGTTCTTCGACCTTTTCGACTTCGCTTTCGGCTTCGGCAAGTTCAGCATCGCTGTTCTTGGACTGCGCCGCCGCATCAATTCTGTTCTGCGCGTTCGTCACTTCGCCATTCAACTGGTTCAAGCGACGGGTGCAGTTTTCAACCGTATTCCTATGAATACGGATAGAAGCATCACCACCGCGCAGAGAATCACGCTTTTCGCGGATTTCATCGACCAAAGACGAGAGCATTTGAGCGTCTTCTTCAGTCAATTCACGCAAACGATCGACGTTTTCTTCACCGGCAGAAATGTCGCCAAGCACCTTCTCTAACAGAGCTTCGGCATCTGCAATTTCGTTCTTACGAGAGAGCGCACCCGACGTCGAAACGCCAAACGACACAAGGCCGCTTGTACGTACAATCGTATCGGCGGTGACAAAATTCAAGTCTTCGCCACGGTATTCCTTCGCCAAGTTAAGTGCGGTCTGCAAGGAATCCACAACAAAATAGCGAGAGAGGATACCCGAGAGCCACGGAGAAACTTCGTCATCAGTTTTAACAAAATCTTTAAGCGAACCGACAACACCCGGATTGTTCACCGGCTTGTCGTAAGCAGGAGCGGCACTCGAAACAAGCGACATGAGCACCTTGCCCACGTTTTCGCTCTTGAGTGCATCCACAATTTCGTTCACGGCACTGTCGCCATTCACGACAACTGAATCAAGAATTTCACCGAGAGCTGCTTCGACGCTCGATGCGTATTCCGGCGTTGCCTCGATGCGTTCCGAAACAAGACCTCCAATGAGGTTCGCCTTGTTTTCCTTGAGGTAACGGTTGGCATCAGAGCCCTCGTTCATCACGCTCTGGAGCACGTCAATTCGAGACTGCAAACGCGCTTCTTCGTTCTTTAGGCCCAGCAACTTCTGCTGTGCTTCGGTCAGTTCTGCACGTTCCGATTCCAAGCGTTCTTCACGCGTGGCGCGCTGTTCTTCAAGATTCTCGATTTCACGGTTCGTGTCTTCGATGCCCGCCTGGATTTCGGCAATGTTCGCTTCGGCATCGGACTTTTGTTTGTCGAGGCCTTCGATTTCGGTCTGCCACTTCGCGATGTTCGTCTGGAGCATGTTGACTTCGGCGTCCATGCGTTCAAAGCGACCACGGAGGGAGTTCACGCGGTTCGTCGCCTGCAAGCGTTCGTTCGAAAGCTCACGGGACTGCGTACGCAAGTCATCGACCTTGTCGCGCATGACCAGGAGCGTTTCGCGTTCGCGTTCCAAAAGTTCATTGAGCTCGTCCATGTCGTTTTCGCTACCGAGAACGGCAATTTCTTCTTCGAGACGAGCTTTTTCTTGAGAAAGTTCCTGGGACTTGAGTTCGCTGCGTTCAATTTCGCCCTGCGCCTTTTCATTCGAAGACTGGAGGGTCGACATAGAATCACGCAAACGAACAATATTGTTGTTCAAGTCATTAAGTGCAATTGTTGCCGCCTGAACTTCGCGTTCCAAATCGCGATAGGCGTTTTCGTCTTCGCTGATGGCGAGTTTCTTTTCTTCAATCTTCGCCTGGAGTTCAGTGGCCTGCGTCTTGGAAGATTCCACTTCATGATTCATACGCTTGGTCGTTGAATCTAGCGTGGCCAAACCTTCTTTATAATCTTCAAACTTATCGAGACTTACAGACAAATCGAGTTCGCGGAGGCGCGTATTCAATTTCTTGTAAGCATTGACCTTTTCGGCCTGAGTTTCATAGAGACGGACAGAACGGCGCACACTGCGCAAGTTGTCTTCGACACGTTCCATATCCATCTGCACACGTTCGAGCTGGCGGCGCGTTTCCTTGCGCTGCTGTTTGTACTTGCTCACACCGGCGGCTTCTTCAAAAAGCACTCGGCGGTCATCCGCCTTGTCCGAAAGCACCGCCTTGATCATGTCGGCATTCATCTGCGAATAAGTACTGGAACCAAGACCCGAGTCAAAGAGCAAAGCGTGAACATCACGCAGACGGCATTCTTGGTTATTGATGAGGTACTCGCCCGAACCATCGCGGTGCACACGGCGCGTCACAATGACTTCGGAATAATCAGAAGCAAGCGTGCCATCGCTATTATCGATGACGATAGAAACTTCGGCAAGACTCATGGCGGCACGTTCTTCGGTACCGCTAAAGATAACGTCTTGCATTTTCCCCATACGCAAAGCAGCGGCTTTCTGTTCACCAAGCACCCAGCGGATGGCGTCCGTAATATTGGACTTGCCACAGCCGTTCGGCCCAACGACAGCCGTAAGACCCTTCGTCGGGAAGTTAATTTCCGTTCTCTGCGCGAAGGATTTAAAACCAAAAATCTTTAACTTAGTTATCTGCACTGTAGCAAAAATTTAATAATTATTATCAGTCTCTAGTCTATAGTCATTAGTCAATAGTTGTCTATAATCGCGGCAACGCCGCCAAACTTTAAACCAAAAACTACTGACCAACAACTAATTACTTATTTCAACTTAAAAGCCACTTTCCCGTTTTCGTCTTGCGAGACTATGAGGTACTGGCTGCCACCTTCGAAATCAAGTTCTATATAAGAATTATTTTCTTTTCTAACAATGGTGCATTCAGTAATCTCTGTAACATTAATTTCTTTTACTACAGATTTAGTTTCCTTAGCGAGATTCACAACATTACCGGAATCGCCATTCTTCAACAAGCGAGTTTCACACTTGCCGTCTTTCACGTAAACAAAACCGCCCCACCGCACTCTCACGCGGAATGTTCCAACCCAGTCTTCTTCGACCACGCGACTCTTTTCGCCCGGTTCAACCGCATCGCGAATCCAAGGGCTCACAGAAGAACCATCATCGGAAATAATATCGAGACCCAAAATCGTAACATCGGTCTTGTTTTCGACCTGGAGTCTCGTTGTCGTATCCGTAAACACATGACTCATGCAAGCGGTGAGCGACAATGCCACCAAACAAAGGAACATACGCAAATATTTCATTAGTTGCCTCCCTGTGTTGCAGAACCATCGACCTTTTCGTAGCGAATTCCCTTCGCTTCAATAACCTTGTTTCCCTGAGCATCAACGGTCGGAGTTCCAATATTCCGCAATTCCGAACGGTAATTTAAGCCTTTATTCGGGTCTCTGCTCTTCTGGGTTGTTTCCATGGGAGCAGCTTTCGAAGCGCCACGACCAAACCTATTGCTTCCAATAGAACCCACATCTATATGGATTTCTGCGATGAAGGTTCCTTTTGCCCCGAACATGTTGTCATAATCAAAGGCCGAATTGTACCCCAAGCGGAGAATGATAAAGTCAATAGCGCCCCCCCAAAGCAATTCCCTAGAGCCGCCAATTTCATTACGACGCAAACACGAAGCCTCAAATCCAATCAATCGAGAAAAATTTGCCGGATAATATTTCAAAATAGCTGAATGAAAACCGCCCTTCGGAAAATCATACGACACATCTGCATAAAGCTGTTGCTCATAAAGATTTTGTTCTAAATTCAAACGAACAAAGTTATCATCATCGCCATTATTCTTACGACGATAAATCGTAGCACTCAAGTTCGGCAAATACGTTTTGTATCCGCTCCCGACACCACCGTAAAGTTCACGAGATTCCAAATCCAACGAAAGTCGAAGCGTCTGGAATGAATTACGGTAAAAACTTCCTTGAATACTTATGTTCTTGTAACGAGCATGTCCCCAATAGAACAACAGAGAATCGCTTTCGTTCGGGTAAACCCTCTTACTTGCCAATTCCAAATTCTGGTGCTGCAAGCCAAGCGCAGCCGTAACATCATATTTCGTATTCGTATATGAAAAGCCCCATGTAAACGCCGACGAAATATGGGCAAACTTTCCATAATGCGGGAAAAAGAAAAAGTCTTGCGTATCCCAACCGGCACGGTCAAACCACGTCAAAAAGCCCAAGTGCGAAGTCGAATCAAGAGCCCAGCTACCAAAAATGCCATAATGGTGCCTAAACGCAAAACCATCATGAACACCATACTTACTTTTCAACTGTAACTGTTCTGACGACGGCGTGAAAGTATAACCGATATCAAAAAAACCGCCTCGCCCACCACGCATCACAAGACCAATATCTCGGAGCTGACGATCGCGCATGACAAGGCCCCCCTGCGTAAGAGCCTCTGTAGGAATCGGGTCAGCAAAGGCAACACTCGCCGCTAATGCGAGCCAGAAGAATATCTTATTAATACCATTTTTCATGGATTATAATATAGTAAAGGAAATGTGTAGGCTAGAACTGGAAATAAAGGAACGGATTGTAGCTCTGGGTAAAGAGCGCAAGCGTTGCCAAAATAAACAAAGCCAGAGCCAAAAGCGACTTTTTAAACGAGACTTCTACGCACCAGTCATAACTGCGGTACTTCCAGAACGAGAATAGTCCCGCAAGAGCCATGAACACAACGCAAGTCGGCGTGAAAATTTCAGCAGACAAAATAACATCAGAAGCGGCCGTAGCGCCAAGGCCAAGCATATTCTTCCACATGCGGACGGCATCGCCAATAGAATCTGCACGGAAAAGCACCCAGCCAAAGAGCACAATCACCTGAGTCAAAAGAATCTGCACCACACGCGGAGCCTTGTAATACCAAGCATTCTTGTTATTCGCACGTTCAACAATCATGAAAAAGGCGTGGTAAAGCCCCCAGCACACGAATGTCCAGTTGGCGCCATGCCAAACACCGCTCACAAACATCACAAGGAAAAGGTTGAAGTACATGCGACCCGTCGGCACGCGGTTTCCGCCCAGCGGGATGTACAGATAATCGCGGAACCAGCTCGTGAGGGAAATATGCCAGCGCTTCCAGAAGTCCGTAATGCTGACAGAGCGGTACGGGCCGTTGAAGTTACGCGGGAAATGGAACCCGAGCATAAGGCCAAGACCAATCGCCATATTCGAGTATGCCGAGAAGTCAAAATAAATCTGGAACATGTAGGCTAGCGAGCCCCACCAGCTATTGATGACGCCCGGAGCATCCGCCGCAAAAACGCGGTCTGCGATAATGCCCACCTGATTTGCAAGGAAAATCTTTTCGACAAAGCCGAAACAGAAAAACGCAATACCGCGAACAAAGTTTTCGAGCGTATGCGTACGAGTTTCAAGTTCTTCGGCAACCGTATTGTAACGCACAATCGGGCCCGCAACAAGTTGCGGGAAAAGCGCCACATAGCAAGCGAAAGTCGCAAAATTCTTGACCGGAGGAGCGGTGCCGCGCCATACGTCAATCGCATAACTCATGGACTGGAACGAGTAGAACGAAATACCCACCGGCAAAAGCACGGTCATAATCGAGAACGGCTCACAGCCCAGCATGGTCGCAAAATCATTCACAATCCCCATGCCAAACATATAATACTTGAAGAATCCGAGCGCACCAAGGTTTACTGCAATTGCAGCCCCAAGCGCCACGTTCCGTTGCAACTTAGATGCACCCGGAGCCGAAATAAAACGCCCAGCTACATACACCACCAAGGTGCAGCCGAACATGAGGAACACAAGCCACGGTTCCAGCCAGCCGTAAAAAACGTAGCTGAAAATGGTAATGAACAAGTTCAAGAACGAATGCTTGGCCCCGAGCTTGAACAGAACAAAGTAGCCAACCAAAAAGGTCGGCAAGAAGTAGAAAAGAAAGATTTGGGAAGAGAAGACCATTAATTACTCATTCACTTCAATAGCCAAGTAGCGCGGGGATTCATCGTCAAAGTATTCGTCTTCGACAGCACCATCCCAGTTGCCTTCAAGCGGAATGAGCTTGAGCGTGTACTTCGACTTGGCCTTGAACTCGCCTACGTTGCCCTTGGACTTGTCGGCCATTTTATCCTTGACCTTGCCGCGAGCGATAAGCGGGTTGTAGACACCCACGAGAACTTCCTTGGCATCGAGCTTACCCGAAACGACCTTTGCAACCTTGTACTTAAATACATAGACATAGCTGTACAGGTCATTGCTCGGCATTTTGCCCGGAATTTCGGTCAAACGCCCTTCAATGGTGATCGGGTCGGCGGCAAACACAAAAGCGGCCGCAAGGAACAGAGAAAGTATGATTTTCTTAAGCATAAGATTAAAATAGTAAAAAAAATGCGGAACGCCCACTTAGTAAGCGGGAAACGCCCACAAAATGTATTAGGAGAAATTATCGTTCCTATCGCGACGTTCCAGGATGACAGCATCATCAAAACAATTATTTTTCCTTCAAAAAGTTCATAAAACAGAAATTTAGTCTAAATTTCATCAATTTTTACTTTATTCAAAGTGTGATTTTTCAAAATTTAACTAAAATTTTTCAATTTTCATACCAAAACAGGTCGTTTCAAAATAAAATTTCACTAAAAATTTCAAAAAATTTCACAAAAGTCAGTCTTTACCTCTTGCCACCCTCAAAAATTACTCCTATATTTCAACCTATCTAAATTTTCATCTATTTTTTAAAAGACAGGATAAATTATGGCAAATAAGACCTTAAGTGGTGCCGAAGTGATTATCGAATGCCTCAAGCGTGAAGGCGTTGATACTATTTTCGGCTATCCCGGTGGATCGGCCATTCCGATGTTCGATGCCATCCTCGACTCCAGCATCAAAGTTGTGCTCAGCCGTCATGAACAGGGCGCAACCCACATGGCTGACGGTTATGCCCGCCAGACCGGTAAGGTCGGTGTAGCTCTTGTCACTAGCGGTCCGGGTGCAACGAACACGTTTACAGGTATTTATACAGCTCTCATGGATTCTAGCCCGATCGTCGTGCTCACGGCACAGACGACGACTCCGAACTTGGGCAAGGACGCTTTCCAGGAATGCGATACGAGCGGTATGACTTTTGCAACCGTCAAGCATTCTTACTTGGTGAAGGACACGAATGACCTCCCGCGCGTGATGAAGGAAGCTTTCCACATCGCACGTACAGGCCGTCCGGGTCCGGTGCTTATTGACCTCCCGAAAGACGTGACTGCAGGCCCCTGCACCGCTCCGTTCACGGATCAGATGGACCTTCCGGGTTACAAGATTCCGACCTACGCTTCTACAGAAAGCGTTGAAAAGGCCGCTGAATACCTCAAGAACTCCAAGAAGCCGCTTTTGCTCGTGGGCCACGGAGCCATGATTTCTGGCGCACACCGCCAGGTGAAGGAACTCGCCGAAAAGCTCGGCGCTCCGGTAGCATGTACAATGCTTGGCCTCGGCGCATTCCCGACTGACCATGAACTTTCTCTCGGCATGCTCGGCATGCACGGTACAATTTACGCCAACAAGGCTGTCCTCGAATGCGACTTGATCCTTTCGATCGGTAGCCGTTGGGACGACCGCATTACCGGTAAGCTCAGCGAATTCTGCAAGAACGCCGTGAAGATGCACATCGACATCGACCCAGCCGAAGAAGGCAAGGTGTTGCAGCCGGATGTGTTCATGTGCGGTGACGCGAAGCTCGTCTTGGAACAGCTCCTCCCGATGGTGAACAAGCTTGATACCGCCGACTGGATCAAGACTTGCCAGACCTGGAAGAAGCGCTATCCGCTTACCTACGCCAAGCAGGGCGGCCTCCGTATGCAGCACATCGTTGCTACCGTGAGCGAACTGACGCAGGGCAAGGCAATTGTCACGACAGACGTGGGCCAGCACCAGATGTGGGTTGCACAGTTCTTCCACATCAACTATCCGCGTCAGCTCCACTCCAGCGGTGGCGCAGGCACGATGGGCTTTGGCTTCCCTGCTGCTATCGGTGCCGCATTCGGCAACGAAACCGGTTGGCCGGTTTGCAGCTTCAGCGGTGACGGTGGTTTCCAGATGACCGAAGCAGAACTTGCAACGGCAGCCATCCACAAACTCCCCATCAAGATTTTCGTGATGGACAACAAGTACCTCGGCATGGTGCGCCAGTGGCAGGAACTCTTCTACGACCACCGCTATTCCAGCGTGGACATGAAGGGCAACCCGGACTTCGTGAAGCTCGCCGAAGCTTACGGCATCCCGGGTCTCCGTATCAAGCGCCCGGCCGACGCCGAACGCGTGATCCAGAAGGCTTTGGACTACAACGACGGCCCGATCCTCATCCACTGCGAATGCGAAAAGGAAGACAACGTGTTCCCGATGATTCCGGCAGGCGCTCCGATCACTAGCATGATCACCGAACAGCCGAAGACGCAGCTCGAAAAACCCACCGGATCGACGTAATAGGAGAATTAGAAAATGAAAGATATTGCACATTCTATTAGCTTGTTAGTGGCAAACCGCCCGGGCGTGCTCGTGCGTATTGCACTCGTGTTCTCCCGCCGTGGCTACAACATCGATTCTCTCGTCGTCTCCCCCACGCTCGACCCGAACTTCAGCCGCATGAACATCATCGCTCACGGCAATCCCGAAATCTTGATGCAGATCATCAAGCAGCTCGAGAAGCTCGTGGACGTGGTACAGGCCAAGGACCATACCGGTACGGACGCCGTGGAAAAGGAACTCGCCCTCATCAAGGTTCGTTGCACTGCAGAACAGCGCACCGAAATCTTGCAGCTTTGCGACCATTTCCATGCCAACACGGTGGATATGACGATGACGTCCATGATTATCCAGATTACGGGCAACAGCCAGAAGGTCGATACCCTCAAGAGCTTGTTGCAGAAGTTCGAAATCGTGGAATACATCCGCACGGGCAAGGTCATCATGCTCCGCGGTGAAGATAAAACGTAGTTCGCGACTTCGTCGCAGTTACTAGTTATTAGTTAATAGTTACTAGTTAAGAGAACTTAATTACAAAAGACGCTCGGGAAACCGGGCGTTTTTTCTTTTGCCCCCTCTATATGCAACGGATGCAACAAAAACGTTCAGAGACAATCACAAAAAAAGCCCAAAATTTCGCTTTATATTCCAAAACAAACTATATTAGCATACGGTAATAAACAAGTAAGGAGGAAAAATTATGAAAATCGAAAAGAAGAAGGTTACCGGAAATTCACGTCTGTCTAGTGCCACTAAGGTTGGTGTTGCCTCAGTGCTTGGCATGTCCACCGTTTTTATGAGCGGATGTTTAAGCGATGCTGAAAGTGGTCAAGTTATGGGCCCAGCAAACGAGCCGAATAGCAGCGACGCCTCCCAAACTCCGGAA
It encodes the following:
- a CDS encoding DMT family transporter, with product MILSSFVSRLPSLKGFALAAASAICYGTNPLGALHLYAQGYSTETVLFYRFFTGAIILFAIMLLQKMSFKINVRECKILVAFGFFFAISSLLYYASFKYMDAGLASTLLFLYPLEVAVIMSLFFREKMKKSVIASIAVSMVGVSLLYNGDKGFSVSSIGWLLVFISSFTYAIYIVMANRVNLQMGSVKMTFYAICFCLCFLLLYSVTLGSGFPPIFTQASSWGWGFMLGFVPTVLSLIFMVKAVKIIGSTPTAIFGALEPVTAVAIGVTVFGETLTTRLIAGIILILGAVMLVAVKK
- the smc gene encoding chromosome segregation protein SMC, giving the protein MQITKLKIFGFKSFAQRTEINFPTKGLTAVVGPNGCGKSNITDAIRWVLGEQKAAALRMGKMQDVIFSGTEERAAMSLAEVSIVIDNSDGTLASDYSEVIVTRRVHRDGSGEYLINNQECRLRDVHALLFDSGLGSSTYSQMNADMIKAVLSDKADDRRVLFEEAAGVSKYKQQRKETRRQLERVQMDMERVEDNLRSVRRSVRLYETQAEKVNAYKKLNTRLRELDLSVSLDKFEDYKEGLATLDSTTKRMNHEVESSKTQATELQAKIEEKKLAISEDENAYRDLEREVQAATIALNDLNNNIVRLRDSMSTLQSSNEKAQGEIERSELKSQELSQEKARLEEEIAVLGSENDMDELNELLERERETLLVMRDKVDDLRTQSRELSNERLQATNRVNSLRGRFERMDAEVNMLQTNIAKWQTEIEGLDKQKSDAEANIAEIQAGIEDTNREIENLEEQRATREERLESERAELTEAQQKLLGLKNEEARLQSRIDVLQSVMNEGSDANRYLKENKANLIGGLVSERIEATPEYASSVEAALGEILDSVVVNGDSAVNEIVDALKSENVGKVLMSLVSSAAPAYDKPVNNPGVVGSLKDFVKTDDEVSPWLSGILSRYFVVDSLQTALNLAKEYRGEDLNFVTADTIVRTSGLVSFGVSTSGALSRKNEIADAEALLEKVLGDISAGEENVDRLRELTEEDAQMLSSLVDEIREKRDSLRGGDASIRIHRNTVENCTRRLNQLNGEVTNAQNRIDAAAQSKNSDAELAEAESEVEKVEERYQTISDQLGENETMLREKEEDVRELERSAQDKTSRLKQNQNRLVAIADQMDFLENTIRNRRDEIEKNTVSIEKFETDCNKLADEAQVKDNALRELERNRDLARERYDLVSGDLEGWRDEVNRLRDDMIEKMKELNDVGRRQESLQNNLDRLRERITNEWSVDLDNPENVERVEYTQPEADREIRELRGKIKELGPINVNVMEDYEDEKKRLEEVEKQFDDLDRARASLDRTITKLDDIARQRYLDTFARIQKNFQFVFSKLFLNGETKMSLVEKVDEMGKPMDILDADIEINVRPTGKKMRGIKALSGGEHALTATALLFAIYMEKPSPYCVLDEVDGPLDDANVGRFMALLREFSKQTLFIVVTHNKRTMAEADMLYGVTQEIKGISRIASVQLADATKFAI
- a CDS encoding MBOAT family protein; protein product: MVFSSQIFLFYFLPTFLVGYFVLFKLGAKHSFLNLFITIFSYVFYGWLEPWLVFLMFGCTLVVYVAGRFISAPGASKLQRNVALGAAIAVNLGALGFFKYYMFGMGIVNDFATMLGCEPFSIMTVLLPVGISFYSFQSMSYAIDVWRGTAPPVKNFATFACYVALFPQLVAGPIVRYNTVAEELETRTHTLENFVRGIAFFCFGFVEKIFLANQVGIIADRVFAADAPGVINSWWGSLAYMFQIYFDFSAYSNMAIGLGLMLGFHFPRNFNGPYRSVSITDFWKRWHISLTSWFRDYLYIPLGGNRVPTGRMYFNLFLVMFVSGVWHGANWTFVCWGLYHAFFMIVERANNKNAWYYKAPRVVQILLTQVIVLFGWVLFRADSIGDAVRMWKNMLGLGATAASDVILSAEIFTPTCVVFMALAGLFSFWKYRSYDWCVEVSFKKSLLALALFILATLALFTQSYNPFLYFQF
- the ilvB gene encoding biosynthetic-type acetolactate synthase large subunit translates to MANKTLSGAEVIIECLKREGVDTIFGYPGGSAIPMFDAILDSSIKVVLSRHEQGATHMADGYARQTGKVGVALVTSGPGATNTFTGIYTALMDSSPIVVLTAQTTTPNLGKDAFQECDTSGMTFATVKHSYLVKDTNDLPRVMKEAFHIARTGRPGPVLIDLPKDVTAGPCTAPFTDQMDLPGYKIPTYASTESVEKAAEYLKNSKKPLLLVGHGAMISGAHRQVKELAEKLGAPVACTMLGLGAFPTDHELSLGMLGMHGTIYANKAVLECDLILSIGSRWDDRITGKLSEFCKNAVKMHIDIDPAEEGKVLQPDVFMCGDAKLVLEQLLPMVNKLDTADWIKTCQTWKKRYPLTYAKQGGLRMQHIVATVSELTQGKAIVTTDVGQHQMWVAQFFHINYPRQLHSSGGAGTMGFGFPAAIGAAFGNETGWPVCSFSGDGGFQMTEAELATAAIHKLPIKIFVMDNKYLGMVRQWQELFYDHRYSSVDMKGNPDFVKLAEAYGIPGLRIKRPADAERVIQKALDYNDGPILIHCECEKEDNVFPMIPAGAPITSMITEQPKTQLEKPTGST
- the ilvN gene encoding acetolactate synthase small subunit yields the protein MKDIAHSISLLVANRPGVLVRIALVFSRRGYNIDSLVVSPTLDPNFSRMNIIAHGNPEILMQIIKQLEKLVDVVQAKDHTGTDAVEKELALIKVRCTAEQRTEILQLCDHFHANTVDMTMTSMIIQITGNSQKVDTLKSLLQKFEIVEYIRTGKVIMLRGEDKT